The proteins below come from a single Stutzerimonas stutzeri RCH2 genomic window:
- a CDS encoding CheR family methyltransferase: MSTSPEPATPKNDTLTRSTLQFPVVGIGASAGGLKALMSLFEHMPADCGMAFVVIMHLSPNHESNVDRILQNLTRMPVLQVRGPVAIERNHIYVIPPAMDLSMNDGYLRLLAPTRERGPQVAIDLFFRALADAHHSHALGIVLSGSGSDGSVGLARIKEQGGVTLAQAPADAEFDSMPRSAIETGMVDIVLPVAEMPQKLIELCRNMQALLARHEPSLSSGDTEQAGAEQAEVEYADAHIQSKPNELALREILAALRTRTGHDFRHYKQATVLRRIERRMQVNALPDMPSYARYLQGRPEETPELLADMLIGVTNFFRDRDAFEALERDIIPALLEQKAGTDDKTLRVWSAACSTGEEAYSLGMLLADQAAITGAGSELKLQVFATDIDDRALETARNGAYPEAILTDVSPTRLRQYFVKDQNQFRLHKELRERILFARHNILRDPPFSRLDLISCRNLMIYLDKDIQIEVLRMFHFALNPGGYLFLGNSETADACAQLFTPVDKKNRIYRAREVGASLRRPPVGPFQGFSFSAPTQPPFSEPSRRSKKFSFADVHQRALEQYAPPSVIVNQEAEIVHMSDKAGNFLRYVGGEPSLNLTTLVHPQLRLELRTALYQATHTGKSVEARRVRLERDGRSFYVNMVVRPFRDNEAGNEYVLVIFDEVEACMDTGASDGAEAKDSVLTQLETELQQTKEQLQITMEHSETSTEELRASNEELQAINEELRSATEELETSKEELQSINEELTTVNFELKTKVDETSKINDDLQNLISSTDIATLFVDRKLRIKWFTPRTRDIFNVIGNDAGRSLLDITHRLDYPQLHKDAAQAFEELHLVEREVSNRERDHWYLARFLPYRTLDDRIQGAVLTFIDITDRRRAEERLEAGEAHMRRLAQSTKGYAIITLDVDGIITTWNRGAQTLFGYDEQEAIGQCIDMLYTEQDRQAGVPETERKHALEHGQASDERWHLRRDGSQRFFSGLVNPLVDSEGKVIGLAKIARDLTEERKQSSEQQNELETIQAANLQKDQFFAVLSHELKHPLNLIQLNTDLLARSPAAKTSPSLRKATQAIQNAVRSQSRIIDDLMDVSRIRTGKLKLHFATLRYQDVLRGIEAVFEPLAQAENVVFEAFKPDEPIYIQADPTRLDQIIWNLLNNAWKFTKGGERICMQLKRDGDQARLDVIDTGQGISADFLPKVFDMFGQAEMHHAQRTKHGLGIGLALVKQLVEAHNGHIEAYSEGIGRGARFSVWLPIHLQTEMELNELQNGAELGGLTGIRILLVDDSPDILETMCELLESEGANVTTADGGAQGIELAEQTPFDVIVSDIGMPDTDGHKMMSIIRNHGANMHTPSIALTGYGTLSDVEKARAAGFTLHLRKPIDLQALIDAVTQAVR; the protein is encoded by the coding sequence ATGAGCACCAGCCCCGAGCCAGCCACGCCCAAGAACGACACCCTGACCCGCAGCACGCTGCAGTTTCCAGTGGTCGGGATCGGCGCTTCCGCGGGCGGCCTCAAGGCACTGATGAGTCTGTTCGAACACATGCCAGCCGATTGCGGCATGGCCTTCGTGGTGATCATGCACCTCTCGCCCAATCACGAGAGCAATGTCGACAGGATCCTGCAGAACCTCACCCGCATGCCGGTGCTGCAAGTGCGCGGGCCGGTGGCTATCGAGCGCAACCACATCTACGTGATTCCGCCGGCGATGGATCTGTCAATGAACGACGGCTATCTGCGCCTGCTCGCCCCGACCCGCGAACGCGGGCCCCAGGTCGCGATCGATCTGTTCTTTCGGGCCCTCGCCGATGCGCACCATAGCCATGCGCTGGGCATCGTACTCTCCGGCAGTGGCTCGGATGGCTCGGTCGGTCTGGCCCGCATCAAGGAACAGGGCGGCGTGACCCTGGCGCAGGCCCCTGCGGACGCAGAGTTCGACTCGATGCCGCGCAGCGCCATCGAAACCGGCATGGTCGACATCGTGCTGCCGGTGGCGGAAATGCCGCAGAAACTGATCGAGTTGTGCCGCAACATGCAGGCATTGCTGGCGCGCCACGAGCCGAGCCTGTCCAGCGGCGATACCGAACAGGCGGGCGCGGAGCAGGCCGAGGTGGAATACGCCGACGCACATATCCAGTCCAAACCCAACGAACTGGCGCTGCGCGAGATCCTCGCCGCGCTGCGCACGCGCACCGGCCATGACTTCCGGCATTACAAGCAGGCAACCGTGCTGCGGCGAATCGAACGACGCATGCAGGTCAACGCACTGCCCGACATGCCGAGCTATGCGCGCTACCTGCAGGGCCGTCCGGAGGAGACACCGGAACTGCTTGCCGACATGCTGATCGGCGTGACCAATTTCTTCCGCGACCGGGACGCCTTCGAAGCACTGGAGCGCGACATCATCCCGGCGCTGCTGGAGCAGAAGGCCGGCACCGATGACAAGACCTTGCGCGTCTGGTCGGCGGCCTGTTCGACCGGGGAGGAAGCCTATTCACTGGGCATGCTGCTGGCCGACCAGGCCGCAATCACCGGCGCGGGCAGCGAGCTGAAACTGCAGGTGTTCGCCACCGATATCGACGACCGCGCTCTGGAAACCGCGCGCAACGGTGCCTATCCGGAAGCCATCCTGACCGACGTGTCGCCGACCCGACTGCGGCAGTATTTCGTAAAGGACCAGAATCAGTTCCGCCTGCACAAGGAGCTGCGCGAGCGAATCCTGTTCGCCCGCCACAACATCCTGCGCGACCCGCCGTTCTCGCGACTGGACCTGATCTCCTGCCGCAACCTGATGATCTACCTGGACAAGGACATCCAGATCGAAGTGCTGCGCATGTTCCACTTCGCCCTCAATCCTGGCGGCTACCTGTTCCTTGGCAACTCTGAAACCGCCGACGCCTGCGCCCAGCTGTTCACGCCGGTGGATAAAAAGAACCGCATCTATCGCGCCAGGGAAGTGGGTGCATCGCTGCGTCGGCCTCCGGTAGGGCCTTTCCAGGGCTTCTCGTTTTCCGCCCCCACTCAACCACCGTTCAGCGAGCCGAGCCGACGCAGCAAGAAGTTCTCCTTTGCCGACGTGCACCAGCGGGCGCTTGAGCAGTACGCACCACCCAGCGTCATCGTCAATCAGGAAGCCGAGATCGTGCACATGTCCGATAAGGCGGGCAACTTCCTGCGCTATGTCGGCGGCGAGCCTTCGCTGAACCTGACCACGCTGGTCCATCCACAACTGCGCCTGGAACTGCGTACCGCGCTGTATCAGGCAACGCATACGGGCAAGAGCGTGGAAGCGCGCCGGGTGCGCCTTGAGCGCGACGGTCGCAGCTTCTACGTGAACATGGTGGTGCGGCCGTTCCGTGACAACGAGGCCGGTAACGAGTACGTGCTGGTCATCTTCGATGAGGTCGAAGCCTGCATGGATACCGGGGCCAGCGATGGAGCGGAAGCCAAGGACAGCGTACTGACCCAGCTGGAGACCGAACTGCAGCAGACCAAAGAGCAGTTGCAGATCACCATGGAGCACTCGGAGACCTCCACCGAGGAGTTGCGCGCCTCCAACGAGGAACTGCAAGCGATCAACGAGGAGCTGCGCTCGGCCACCGAGGAGCTGGAAACCAGCAAGGAAGAGCTGCAGTCGATCAACGAGGAACTGACCACGGTCAACTTCGAGCTCAAAACGAAGGTCGACGAAACCAGCAAGATCAACGACGACCTGCAGAACCTGATCTCCTCGACCGACATCGCCACTCTGTTCGTCGACCGCAAGCTGCGTATCAAATGGTTCACCCCGCGCACGCGCGATATCTTCAATGTGATCGGCAACGACGCCGGGCGCTCGCTGCTGGATATCACCCATCGCCTCGACTATCCGCAGCTACACAAGGATGCGGCCCAGGCCTTCGAAGAATTGCATCTGGTGGAGCGCGAAGTCAGCAACCGCGAGCGCGATCACTGGTATCTGGCGCGCTTCCTGCCGTACCGCACCCTCGATGACCGTATTCAGGGTGCGGTGCTGACCTTCATCGACATCACCGATCGACGCCGCGCCGAAGAGCGGCTCGAAGCCGGCGAAGCGCACATGCGGCGGCTCGCGCAGAGCACCAAGGGCTACGCCATCATCACCTTGGACGTCGACGGCATCATCACCACGTGGAACCGCGGCGCGCAGACCTTGTTCGGCTACGACGAGCAGGAAGCCATCGGTCAGTGCATCGATATGCTCTATACCGAACAGGACCGCCAGGCCGGCGTGCCGGAAACCGAACGCAAACATGCCCTGGAGCATGGGCAAGCCTCTGACGAACGCTGGCATCTTCGCCGTGACGGCAGCCAGCGCTTCTTCAGCGGCCTGGTCAATCCGCTGGTAGACAGTGAAGGCAAGGTCATCGGCCTGGCGAAGATCGCCCGCGACCTGACCGAGGAGCGCAAGCAAAGCTCCGAACAGCAGAACGAATTGGAAACGATCCAGGCGGCAAACCTGCAGAAGGACCAGTTCTTCGCGGTACTCTCCCACGAGCTCAAGCACCCGCTGAATCTTATCCAGCTCAACACCGACCTGCTTGCGCGCTCGCCGGCTGCAAAGACATCGCCAAGCCTGCGCAAAGCTACGCAGGCCATCCAGAACGCCGTGCGCAGCCAATCACGCATCATCGACGACCTGATGGACGTCTCACGCATCCGCACCGGCAAGCTCAAGCTGCATTTCGCCACGCTGCGCTATCAGGACGTGCTGCGTGGCATCGAGGCGGTGTTTGAACCACTGGCCCAGGCCGAGAACGTGGTGTTCGAAGCCTTCAAGCCGGACGAGCCGATCTACATCCAGGCGGATCCGACGCGGCTGGATCAGATCATCTGGAACCTGCTGAACAATGCCTGGAAGTTCACCAAGGGCGGCGAGCGCATCTGCATGCAGCTCAAGCGCGACGGTGACCAGGCGCGGCTGGATGTCATCGATACCGGCCAAGGCATCTCGGCAGACTTCCTGCCCAAGGTGTTCGACATGTTCGGCCAGGCGGAAATGCACCATGCCCAGCGCACCAAGCACGGGCTGGGTATCGGCCTGGCGCTGGTCAAGCAACTGGTCGAAGCGCACAACGGCCATATCGAGGCCTACTCAGAAGGCATCGGCCGCGGCGCGCGCTTCAGTGTCTGGCTGCCGATTCACCTGCAGACCGAAATGGAACTCAACGAGCTGCAGAACGGCGCTGAGCTGGGCGGCCTGACCGGCATCAGGATCCTGCTGGTGGACGACTCACCGGACATTCTGGAAACCATGTGCGAACTGCTGGAAAGCGAAGGCGCCAACGTCACCACCGCCGACGGCGGCGCGCAAGGCATCGAACTGGCCGAGCAGACCCCGTTCGATGTGATCGTTTCCGACATCGGCATGCCGGACACCGACGGCCACAAGATGATGTCCATCATCCGCAACCATGGCGCCAACATGCACACACCGAGCATCGCACTGACCGGCTACGGCACGCTGAGCGACGTGGAAAAAGCCAGGGCCGCCGGTTTCACCCTGCACCTGCGCAAACCCATCGACCTGCAGGCGCTGATCGATGCCGTGACCCAGGCCGTGCGCTGA
- a CDS encoding L-serine ammonia-lyase, whose protein sequence is MSLSVFDLFKIGIGPSSSHTVGPMRAALLFAEGLRQDQLLATTDHLKVELYGSLGATGKGHGSDKAVLLGLEGERPERVDTTNIPQRMAAIRETCALRLLGEKSIRFDVGHDLQFIRKPLAFHPNGMVFRAFDAAGLQVRSREYYSVGGGFVIDENATGNDRIVEDATPLPYPFHSAAQLLAHCTAHSLTISELMLANETVWRPQGETRAGLLRIWQVMQDCVEAGCRTEGVMPGGLKVRRRAAGLYRQLSEHPEANLRDALNVLDWVDLYALAVNEENASGGRVVTAPTNGAAGIIPALLHYYMRFVPGADEDGVVRFLLTAAAIGMLYKENASISGAEVGCQGEVGVACSMGAGALCEVLGGTPQQVENAAEIGMEHNLGLTCDPVGGLVQVPCIERNAMGAVKAINAARMALRGDGSHFISLDKVIRTMRQTGADMKSKYKETARGGLAVNIIEC, encoded by the coding sequence ATGTCACTCAGCGTCTTCGACCTGTTCAAGATCGGTATCGGCCCGTCCAGTTCACACACGGTGGGGCCGATGCGGGCAGCCCTGCTGTTTGCCGAGGGGCTGCGGCAGGACCAACTGTTGGCTACCACCGACCATCTGAAGGTCGAGCTGTATGGCTCCCTCGGTGCCACCGGCAAGGGCCACGGCAGTGACAAGGCAGTGCTGCTCGGTCTCGAAGGCGAGCGGCCGGAACGCGTGGATACGACGAACATTCCTCAGCGCATGGCGGCGATACGTGAGACCTGCGCGCTGCGTCTGCTGGGCGAAAAGTCCATTCGCTTCGATGTCGGCCATGATCTGCAATTCATCCGCAAGCCGCTGGCCTTCCACCCCAACGGCATGGTCTTCCGCGCGTTCGATGCGGCCGGGCTGCAAGTGCGCAGCCGCGAGTACTACTCGGTAGGCGGTGGGTTCGTCATCGATGAAAACGCCACCGGCAACGACCGCATCGTCGAGGACGCGACGCCGCTGCCCTACCCCTTCCACAGCGCTGCACAGCTGCTTGCCCACTGCACGGCGCACAGCCTGACCATCAGCGAGCTGATGCTCGCCAACGAAACGGTCTGGCGTCCACAAGGCGAAACCCGCGCAGGACTGCTGCGCATCTGGCAGGTGATGCAGGACTGCGTGGAGGCCGGCTGCCGTACCGAAGGCGTGATGCCCGGCGGGCTCAAGGTGCGCCGGCGCGCGGCGGGCCTGTACCGCCAGCTCAGCGAGCACCCGGAGGCCAACCTGCGCGATGCGCTCAACGTGCTCGACTGGGTGGATCTCTATGCGCTGGCGGTCAACGAGGAGAACGCCAGCGGCGGCCGCGTGGTCACGGCCCCGACCAACGGCGCGGCGGGCATCATTCCGGCGCTGCTGCATTACTACATGCGCTTCGTGCCGGGTGCCGACGAGGACGGCGTGGTGCGCTTCCTGCTCACCGCCGCCGCCATCGGCATGCTCTACAAGGAGAACGCCTCGATCTCCGGCGCCGAGGTCGGCTGCCAGGGCGAAGTCGGCGTGGCCTGCTCGATGGGGGCAGGCGCGTTGTGCGAGGTGCTCGGCGGCACACCACAGCAAGTGGAAAACGCCGCCGAGATCGGCATGGAGCACAACCTCGGCCTGACCTGCGATCCAGTCGGCGGGCTGGTGCAGGTGCCCTGCATCGAGCGCAACGCCATGGGCGCGGTGAAGGCCATCAACGCCGCACGCATGGCCCTGCGTGGCGACGGCAGCCACTTCATCTCGCTGGACAAGGTGATCCGCACCATGCGCCAGACCGGCGCCGACATGAAGAGCAAGTACAAGGAGACCGCTCGCGGCGGGCTGGCGGTGAACATCATCGAGTGCTGA
- a CDS encoding NAD(P)/FAD-dependent oxidoreductase — MTTDQANPSTTVTDCLIVGGGPAGLTAALYLARFRRSCLVVDAGSSRASWIPRSRNYPGFPPGINGNDLLARLREQASGYGARLEHGRVEHIEPHTEGFSVRYGENVCVTRRIILATGIEDSLPDMPDIETAIAEGKVRLCAICDGYEVDGDNVAVYGEAENAISHAVFLRTFTDRVTVVVHGEQDACDQAIALAEHYAIRVISDRVESLHPCETGIELLTWRGERHHFDIIYPSLGARFRSELAVQLGLDCDECGGVNVDEHRQTSLRGLYAIGDVTMGLKQISVAIGQAAQAATAVHNSLEANPWGGSTVAGR; from the coding sequence ATGACTACCGACCAAGCGAACCCATCCACAACAGTGACCGATTGCCTGATCGTCGGCGGCGGACCCGCCGGCCTGACCGCGGCACTGTACCTGGCGCGCTTCCGGCGCAGCTGCCTGGTCGTGGATGCCGGCTCGAGCCGGGCTTCGTGGATACCGCGCTCACGCAATTACCCGGGCTTCCCGCCGGGCATCAACGGCAACGACCTGCTGGCGCGCTTGCGCGAGCAGGCCAGCGGTTACGGGGCGCGCCTGGAACACGGCCGCGTGGAGCATATCGAGCCGCATACCGAGGGCTTCAGCGTGCGTTACGGTGAAAACGTCTGCGTCACACGGCGGATCATTCTGGCTACCGGCATCGAGGACAGTCTGCCGGACATGCCTGACATCGAAACGGCGATCGCTGAGGGCAAGGTCCGGCTCTGCGCGATCTGCGATGGCTATGAAGTCGACGGTGACAACGTCGCCGTGTATGGCGAAGCGGAGAATGCCATCAGCCACGCGGTGTTCCTGCGCACCTTCACCGACCGGGTCACCGTGGTGGTGCACGGCGAGCAGGACGCCTGCGATCAGGCTATCGCCCTGGCCGAGCATTACGCCATCCGCGTGATCAGCGACCGCGTCGAGTCACTGCACCCCTGCGAGACCGGCATCGAACTGCTGACCTGGCGCGGCGAGCGGCACCACTTCGACATCATCTATCCCAGCCTCGGCGCACGCTTTCGCTCCGAACTTGCCGTGCAGCTTGGCCTCGACTGCGACGAGTGCGGCGGGGTGAACGTCGACGAGCACCGCCAGACATCGCTGCGCGGGCTGTACGCCATCGGTGACGTGACCATGGGTCTGAAGCAGATCAGTGTCGCCATCGGCCAGGCTGCCCAGGCGGCGACCGCCGTGCATAACAGCCTGGAAGCCAACCCCTGGGGTGGTTCGACAGTGGCCGGCAGATAG
- a CDS encoding TRAP transporter substrate-binding protein, translated as MFKSLVVAPFAALVLTLSPLIAQAAEPIVIKFAHVVGDDTPKGKGALLFQTLVRERLAGKVDVEVYPNSTLVGDADEMQALLDNKVQMLAPSLSKFIEYSPKLEVFDLPFLFDDDAAVARFQKREASRDLLRSMAGRGIYGLAYWNNGLKQLSANQPLQTPADAAGLAFRIQPSPVLEAQFAAVDAKAVRLPFSEVSKAMQSGTVQGTEGPWSNIRGQNAGLKQSYVTETNHGVLNYMLVTNSEFWTSIPFAVRSELENIVLEVTQTVNAEAAAINQREREQILASGNTTLVTLTPAQRQAWRVKMQPVWKSFEAHIGADIMRAALAVNRR; from the coding sequence GTGTTCAAGTCTCTGGTTGTTGCGCCGTTCGCGGCGCTGGTTCTCACCCTTTCTCCGCTGATTGCGCAGGCCGCAGAACCCATCGTCATCAAGTTCGCCCACGTGGTGGGGGACGACACCCCCAAGGGCAAGGGCGCACTGTTGTTCCAGACGCTGGTGCGCGAGCGCCTGGCTGGCAAGGTGGATGTCGAGGTGTATCCGAACTCGACACTGGTCGGCGACGCTGACGAGATGCAGGCCTTGCTGGACAACAAGGTGCAGATGCTGGCGCCGTCGCTGTCCAAGTTCATCGAGTACTCGCCGAAGCTGGAAGTGTTCGACCTGCCGTTCCTGTTCGATGACGATGCGGCGGTTGCACGCTTCCAGAAGCGCGAAGCAAGCCGGGACCTGCTGCGTTCGATGGCTGGGCGTGGCATTTATGGGCTGGCCTACTGGAATAACGGTCTCAAGCAGCTGTCGGCCAACCAGCCGCTGCAAACCCCGGCCGATGCGGCGGGGCTGGCGTTCCGCATCCAGCCCTCGCCGGTGCTCGAGGCGCAGTTCGCTGCGGTCGACGCGAAGGCTGTGCGGCTGCCGTTCTCGGAGGTGTCCAAGGCCATGCAGAGCGGTACGGTGCAGGGTACCGAGGGTCCGTGGTCGAACATCCGTGGCCAGAACGCCGGGCTCAAGCAGAGCTATGTCACCGAAACCAATCACGGTGTACTCAACTACATGCTGGTGACCAACTCCGAGTTCTGGACGAGCATCCCCTTTGCCGTACGTTCGGAGCTGGAAAACATCGTGCTTGAAGTGACCCAGACGGTGAATGCCGAGGCTGCGGCCATCAATCAGCGTGAGCGTGAGCAGATTCTCGCCAGCGGCAATACCACACTGGTCACGCTGACCCCGGCGCAGCGCCAGGCCTGGCGCGTGAAGATGCAGCCGGTGTGGAAGTCGTTCGAAGCGCACATTGGCGCGGACATCATGCGCGCCGCGCTGGCCGTCAACCGCCGTTGA
- a CDS encoding TRAP transporter substrate-binding protein — translation MYKSCVAALVAALYWFSAPAMAAEAEPIVIKFAHVVADDTPKGKGALLLKQLVEQRMAGKVKVEVYPNSTLVGDAEEMQALFDNKVQLLAPSMSKFAPYTKKLQVFDLPFLFDDAEALQRFQKREAARQLLRSMADHGVYGLAYWNNGLKQLSATTPLRKPSDANGLAFRIQPSPVLEAQFAAVGAKSVVLPFAKVYESLKGGVVQGAENPWSNILSQNMHSVQPYITESNHGVLDYMLITNNDFWLSMPFAVRSELEGIILEVTQAVNREAAAVNRRDRERILASGSSQLITLTPEERQAWREQMLPVWKTYEADIGADLIRAAMTVNRRR, via the coding sequence ATGTACAAGTCTTGTGTCGCTGCGCTGGTTGCAGCGCTGTATTGGTTCAGTGCCCCGGCCATGGCTGCCGAGGCCGAGCCGATCGTCATCAAGTTCGCCCACGTGGTGGCGGATGACACGCCCAAGGGCAAGGGCGCGCTGCTGCTCAAACAGCTGGTCGAGCAGCGCATGGCCGGCAAGGTGAAGGTCGAGGTCTACCCGAACTCGACACTGGTCGGCGATGCGGAGGAGATGCAGGCGCTGTTCGACAACAAGGTCCAGTTGCTGGCGCCCTCGATGTCGAAGTTCGCGCCTTACACCAAGAAGCTGCAGGTCTTCGACCTGCCATTCCTGTTTGACGACGCCGAGGCGCTGCAGCGTTTCCAGAAGCGCGAGGCGGCGCGTCAGCTGCTGCGCTCGATGGCCGATCACGGCGTCTACGGACTTGCCTACTGGAACAATGGTCTGAAGCAGCTTTCCGCTACGACACCGCTGCGCAAGCCGAGCGATGCCAACGGCCTGGCCTTCCGCATCCAGCCGTCGCCCGTGCTCGAGGCGCAGTTCGCGGCGGTCGGTGCCAAGTCCGTCGTGCTGCCATTCGCCAAGGTCTACGAGTCGCTCAAGGGTGGTGTGGTGCAGGGCGCGGAGAATCCCTGGTCGAACATCCTCAGCCAGAACATGCACAGCGTTCAGCCGTACATCACCGAGAGCAACCATGGCGTGCTCGACTACATGCTGATCACCAACAACGATTTCTGGCTGAGCATGCCGTTCGCCGTGCGCTCCGAGCTGGAAGGCATCATCCTTGAAGTGACCCAGGCGGTGAACCGTGAGGCCGCAGCGGTGAACCGGCGCGATCGCGAGCGCATTCTTGCCAGCGGCAGCAGCCAACTGATCACCCTTACACCTGAGGAGCGCCAGGCCTGGCGCGAGCAGATGCTGCCGGTCTGGAAAACCTACGAAGCGGACATCGGCGCCGATCTGATCCGCGCTGCGATGACGGTCAATCGTCGTCGCTGA